TGGCTGAAGATACAAGAAAGTGGGATTTTGGAGATGATTTTTCTGTTTCCAATTGCCATTCTTCATTGGATGTGGATGGTTTACTATATTTTTCTTATAAACAGATTTGGAATCCTAAGATACCTTTAAAAGTATCTTTTCTAGTTTGGACTTTATGTCATGATGGTGCCCCAACATTGGATATTCTTCTCAGAGCTGGATTAGTTAATGACAGTCAATGCATTCTTTGTTCTGCAAAGGAGGAAACTCAAAATCATCTATTTTTGCACTGCCCTGAAACTAGGAAGCTTTGAAATTATTTTCTGGAGAGCTTTGGTGTTAACTGGGTTTTTTCAGAGACTGTGAAGACCAACATTTGGGAATGGAAAAATAGAAAAAGCAATTCAATGGTGAAAAAATTGTGGGGACTGCTTCCTTTTGCTATTTGGTGGAACATCTGGAAGGAGAAAAATTCAAGACTCTACAACAACAAGAAAAGGCGGCTAGAAAATTTGATTATCTCAGTTAAATGCACTTTGTATAGTTGGTCTGTGCATACAAAGCTGTTCGAGGGTTTTGCTCTTAGCACACTGATTTGTAACTGGGATGCTGTTATATGTTATACACAGCTAACTCTTGTTTCACTTTAAGCTTCTTTCATCACTTTGACGAGTCAAGCTTCTTTTTAATACAATTTGCactttgcctttcaaaaaaaataaataaaacataggAGTACATATTTTCTGCAAATATCTGGGCctagtcacaaatgaaaaacGTTTGAGAAACTTTCACGAAGGTTTTAGGGGTGTGTGAGTTAAACACGCAGAGACAGAAAGAGCGAAGAGTAAGAGAATTGCAGAAGAAAAGATGAGTAATGGCGAAGTAGCTCCGAATAATACAATCCACATCAACAATCTCAACGAGAAAATCAAACTTGATGGTAATTTTTTTAACTCAGTATTGCTAGTAGCTTTTGCCCTcgtttcaaaaccctagttttgtatTTCACGATTTCGCTAATTTGGTTGAGGGGTTTTAATTTTGTTTCTTCTGCAGAGTTGAAGAAAACattgaaatcaatttttcaacAATTTGGGAATATTTTGGAGGTTTTAGCATTCAAGACACTGAAACATAAAGGGCAAGCTTGGGTTGTTTTTGAAGATGTGTCGTCAGCTACTAATGTTCTTAGACAAATGCAAGATTTTCCTTTACACGACAAACCCATGGTTAGTAAGTCAATAacatcttcaatttttttttttttttgatttttcgctCTTGTTTAATGCTTTTTAGATTTGTTTGTCTGATGCCATCGAGGTTTGCTTGGTGATGAGTACAGAGGTTGCAATATGCAAAGACTAAATCTGATGTGATAGCAAAGGCAGATGGTACTTTTTTTCCTAGAGAGAAACGAAGGAAGCATGATGAACGAGGTATGGCATGTCTCGATTTGTTTTTGTTGATGTGTCTAACATGAACTTTTGCTCTCTTTAAAGTGGGTAATTTGTTTTTACTCACCAAATTTGGTGCTTCTAATAAATTATGTGGGTAGTCTATTTGtattactgccataccatgtcaACTACGGAGATGCTATGCTAGAATTACAATATTATGTCAGGCATTAGACAGGTTGTTTCTATATGCAATGCAATCAGACATACGATCCGCTAAACAGTAAGCTTATGAATATGTCTCTGTGACGTTTGTTTCCTCTATGGAAATAGAAGTGTAGAACAAATAAAAAGATCTCTTGGACTAGAGATTACTGTTACATCTTGGTACTATATTGTCTGCTGGGTTGCGCCGAAACCTGAGGATTACGTAGTATGCGAATCGGATTCTCCGATACCCGTATCGGATACGATATCCTCAGATACTTCCCAAAAGGCTTATCAAAAATTTATTAGTTTTTCTAAaggttttttcttcattttctttttgaAGATCTCTAAAAATTTATTAGTTTTTCTAAaggttttttcttcattttctttttgaAGATCTCTCTTGCTTTCACGTGCTTTGTACATGTGAAGAGGAGAAACActtaaaaagaaaatgaagaagttaaCTCTCCTCAGAGTGAGGGTCGAGAGAGGAAATTCCTAGTTTGCTACCAATGTGGGACTGAAATGTTGCGATATATAGGTGTGCAATGAGTGTTTTTGGGATTAGGTTGATTTTGTGTGTTCTAATACATTCTTGAATCCCATAAAATTGTCATTCAATTTCACTAAAATATTTTTGGAGATATATTCCCAGATTAGTTTCTCGGATGTGCCATATGGGCGGAAATAAAATAACTGGATCCATTTCCGTGAATCTTTCATCAAAGCATCttcactttcttttcttttctccatTTCCCGCCGTTTCTTTCAAATCTCATTAAACCCTCACTTCTCTTCACCATCATTCTGCTATTATTATCTTCATACTGTCGAAGTTGTTATTCAGTTCTTAAATGGCAGAGGAAAGCCCATATCCACTACGTTCTCGAAGGGCATCTGGTAATCACTTATACTTaccctaatttttgatttcatatcaatATTTAGCAAAAATCGACAACGTTGTTGAATAATCTTACGTAAGATCGCAACATCTTTTTTACATGGAGCTTGAAAAGACTAGAACACAAACGTTCTAAATATTAATTTacgagaaaaaaaaatcttacaaaaaaatcaaacaaaaaaaatctttgtTTAGGAGAAGCATTAAGGTCCTTAACGACATTAGCTCTCTTCCTAATCTAACGAATTTGCATATTAGAATTCGTGACCATTACAGATTCAGTATCAGGAGGTTGGATTCTTGATCACCTTGCGTGATTGAATTTATAAAGATTAGGTTTCAAATATCAAATTCAAGTCGTTGTCGTGGTAATTGAAGTTCTTTAGTTCAACAAGTCTGTATTGAAATTTCTGTTGAATTTGACTTCACCAATAAACTATCACTTGAcgtattttgaattgatttatgagttTCAGTTTCTGACAATTAGTAACGCAGTCACTGTTTGTAGAAATTTCCAAGAGACAAAATTTCTAAGttagttttagtttttattaACAATTTTTTGGCCATGGTGGATGTGTGCATCTGAATTAGAAAATTAAAATTTCACTGTAAGTTAGATTACATATGCGGAATACAAATGATTAGTAACGCAGTCACTGTTTGTAGAAATTTCCAAGAGACAAAGTTTCTAAGttagttttagtttttattaACAATTTTTTGGTCATGGTGGATGTGTGCATCTGAATTAGAAAATTAAAATTTCACTGAAAGTTAGATTACATATGCGGAATACAAATGATAGCTTAGTAGCTAGCTTTGCTCGATTGATATTTCGACTTCTATTAGTGCATAATCATGTCCTCAAACATTATAGCTTTCATTTATGCCGAATAAAGAAAACTATGTTCACCTCTTTTTGGCTTATTTATATATAGTTATATTCGTAAGCACTTCCTGTCCGCTTGGCTAGAGTTCCGAGTAAAATAGATTTTCATTGACCAAGCCTTCTGGACGTCTATCTCGATATGCTCAAACTCCTCCTCTTGGTCTCCTAGAGAAAATGGGGTGACAAATTGGTGTTGCTCACCTAAATACAATGTTGTCGTAAACACCATTTAAATGACGTAGCAATATATAGATGGACAAATGGGTCCCATTTGGACCATCTAGACATTTAGACAATGTTGAAATCGATGAATTATCATCACCCTGCAAAAGGCGATCCATATTTTTGATAGCGCAGAGGGAAGTTTAATGCCTGTAATTGAGAGATCAAGTCCGTGAATATAGTTgtattgtgcaaaaaaaaaaaaattgagttggaAATGAAAGAAGTGAGGGGTAGGAAAAAGAATCAAGTACTGGTAAATTTAAAACAGATAAGTGCATTGTAGTATCAGCTATAATGCCGTATATATAAACAATGGGGATATAACTCAAGGATTACATGTTTTAGGTGTTTCTTTTCCCATCGTCATTGACTTTCCATGTCGAAGTAAAACGTACATGGGTTTTGCCTCGGACACTTGAGTTAACTCTTTCGTGCATCACACATTATTGCGGCTAGCAAATATATAAGAGAACATCAGGTTTGGTCATAGATGAAAAATTATTCAATGAATGAGGTTAATTTCGAAACAGAACAGCAAGCACATCGTGCATGCGTCTTTGCTAGTCATGATAAACTAGAGTTATTAATTATAGACTTTAGACCCTATCCAATTTTAAGAACAACGATGTCGGTAAGTCATGTATTTTCTGTGCCCATTTTAAGAACAATGATGTCGGTaagttatgtaatttttgtgcCCTATTTTGAGcgacgtttttttttctttttaacttttttttttttttcagttcaaAAAGAAAATGGTCTTGTTGGATCAAAATCTGTCTCGCCAAAGAGGGCAAAAGCTTTAGCGAAAGATTTGTATGCCCCAGCTTCACTTGATCTTCCTAAgttaaagaaaaggaaaaaatctGAGGAAGCTGCAAATTCATCTAGAAAAACAAGAGCTATGGTTTCTAAGAAACCAACAGAGAAAAAAGGTAAGAGCCGTGATGGACCAAAAAGACGTGTTTATTACAAAAAAGTTGTCTATGATGGTGGAGAGTTTGATGTTGGGGATGATGTTTATGTGAAGAGGAGAGAAGGTGCTAATTCTGATAATGATGATCCGGAGgttgaagaatgtttcttttgcTTTAAGTCTGGTAGGAATCTGATGATTGAGTGTGACGATTGCTTGGGTGGTTTTCATCTTAAATGTCTTAGACCTCCATTGAAGGAGATTCCAGATGGGGATTGGATTTGTGAATTTTGTGAGGCTAGGAAAGAGGGGAAGAAAGCTGACCTTCCTGAACCACCAAAAGGGAAAAAGCGGAGAAGAACGGCAAGGGAGAAGCTTCTTTCTAGTGACCTTTGGGCTGTACATATTGAAAGGTGAGACTTGAAAATACAGCTTTTACAATGTTATACATTATTCAGTTCATTAACTTTGAAATTAAACCAGCTTATGGAAGGAACCAGATGGTAGTTATTGGTTTAGAGGCCGATGGTATGTGATTCCTGAAGAGACTGCAGTTGGAAGGCAGCCACATAATCTACGCAGGGAGCTTTATCGCACTAATGATTTTGCGGACATTGAGGTAGGTGACTCTTTGCTGATAGAAATTATCCTGTCTTTTATGTATGCTTCTAAGTGGAAGTTATATTATTGCCGTCACCTTTTAGTCTATATAGCCACTAAGAGGTTAGACATGTATATCTTTGCTCAGCAAAAAAAGGGAATGAACATTCATGTGCCCTTGATTCTGACCGAGTGAAATGACGATACTTGTTTTGCACAAACCCCTAGATATATCATTGGGGTCACGGTTCATATTTGAAATACTGTAGTGTTTCATGTTGCATCTAATTGGATCATTTTCATATTCCTCGCCATTACCCTGTCAATGCATGCAGATGGAATCTATTCTTAGGCATTGCTCTGTAATGAACTGTAAAGAATTTTCTGAAGCCAATAATGAAGGAGATGATGTCTTTCTTTGTGAATACGAATATGATATCCAGCGGCAGAGTTTCAAGCGCCTTGCAGATATTGACAATGAGGAAGAGGTAAGCATTTAAATTGACAGCTTAGAATTAATAGAGTGGTTAGTTAAATGGAAGATGTTATTCTATTGTGAGCTTAAACCTATACCACATCTGCCAGGATGATAAAGAAGCTGTGAAAGATGAAGACTGGGAATCTTGTAGTGATTCAATATCTGACCCTGAAGAGAACTTAAAGAGTGCACGGAAGAAGCTTAATTTTTCAGCAAGTGGGCAATCATCGGGTCATGGATTTGCTGcagtatgatttttttttttcctttttttctagtTCTCATCTTTATATGTTTCCTCTTCTGCTTGAGGACCACTTCAGATGGTTGTATCCTTCATCTGTGCAGAACGCACAAGGTGGGAAGTTCTTTGGTCTTCACAAAATAGGGACAAAAAAGATCTTAGAGCATGTGAAAGGCCATAGGCAGACTGAGATCGAAAAAGCAAAAGCGACATTGCTGTTGGCAACGCTACCTAAATCTCCTCCCTGTAGGAATAAGTATGTCAATTCAGGGTTTCCATGTATCGCCATCTATAATATGGATTTTAAGAAAAGAAATTTGCTTTATGCCAGATGGATTTTAACAAAAGATATTTGCTTTATGCCAGAGAAATGGAGGAGATAATTGAATTTGTTAAAGGCGCTGTCAGCAATGGTCAGTGTCGGGGACACTGCTTGTACATCCATGGTGTTCCTGGAACTGGCAAGGTAAGCTATCATATATAGTACTATGACTTGTTCAGGAGTTTGGAACTGGACCTGACTGACCTGTTGAGCCAGCATCGGGATGATGTGGCTACTAAGACAAGCTCTCACCTCAGGGGGTTTGAGTGTCCAGGGCCTAGATTTACTGAGCTAATCTGATTGTCTTGCGAAACAGCAAGCTATAGTTGTTGGCTGATGCTGTTGCCCAAATCTAGACTGCCATTAAGTAGATTCCCCTTCAGCTTCCTGTCAAAGGTATATAACAAAGGTTAATATTTTTCCTTGGACTGAGAAAATATCTTCGAAACCTGATATATACCTGGCCTTTCAAATTGTAGTGTGTTTCTTATAGAAACTGGTAAAGAGTCTTGAGCAACAGAATCGGTGGATAGCTGGATATGA
This DNA window, taken from Papaver somniferum cultivar HN1 chromosome 3, ASM357369v1, whole genome shotgun sequence, encodes the following:
- the LOC113357347 gene encoding origin of replication complex subunit 1B-like — protein: MSNGEVAPNNTIHINNLNEKIKLDELKKTLKSIFQQFGNILEVLAFKTLKHKGQAWVVFEDVSSATNVLRQMQDFPLHDKPMRLQYAKTKSDVIAKADGTFFPREKRRKHDERVQKENGLVGSKSVSPKRAKALAKDLYAPASLDLPKLKKRKKSEEAANSSRKTRAMVSKKPTEKKGKSRDGPKRRVYYKKVVYDGGEFDVGDDVYVKRREGANSDNDDPEVEECFFCFKSGRNLMIECDDCLGGFHLKCLRPPLKEIPDGDWICEFCEARKEGKKADLPEPPKGKKRRRTAREKLLSSDLWAVHIESLWKEPDGSYWFRGRWYVIPEETAVGRQPHNLRRELYRTNDFADIEMESILRHCSVMNCKEFSEANNEGDDVFLCEYEYDIQRQSFKRLADIDNEEEDDKEAVKDEDWESCSDSISDPEENLKSARKKLNFSASGQSSGHGFAANAQGGKFFGLHKIGTKKILEHVKGHRQTEIEKAKATLLLATLPKSPPCRNKEMEEIIEFVKGAVSNGQCRGHCLYIHGVPGTGKTMSVLAAMRNLRSEVDAGRISPYCFVEINGLKLASPENIYRVIYEKLSGHRVSWKKALSLLNEKFSDDNKVRNSQPCVLLIDELDLLVTRNQSVLYNILDWPTKPHSKLVVIGIANTMDLPEKLLPRISSRMGIQRLCFSPYTYQQLREIISSRIEGIEAFDKQAIEFASRKVAAISGDARRALEICRRAAEIADYKIKKSSSTPDFSSSGKNHIGMAEVEAAIQEMFQAPHIQMIKSCSKLSKIFLVALVHELYKSGMGETTFEKLAANVFSLCGSNKEEFPGYDTLLKIGCKLGECRIIICEAGARHRLQKLQLNFPSDDVAFALKDCSELPWLTKYL